In Anopheles arabiensis isolate DONGOLA chromosome 2, AaraD3, whole genome shotgun sequence, the genomic window CGCTCCGCTTTCTGCCCAGCGTCAGCAATCGCAGGAGTTCCATCTGCTGTGGAGATGCGAAATAGTTTACAGTTTAGCTACAATCTTCCCCTCTCCGGGGTAACTCCTTTCTGTCCTAATACCTGATCCTCACCAACCGTCGCTGCTTTGCCGCTGTGAGACAATTCGAATAAAATAGTGCCAAAGCGCATTTGCTGCAAGAGACAAAGCAATGGTCCAAGTATGATGCTgacaaaaacgaaacgaaatatCATCAATTCAAAAACATTTACCTCACGTTTAATCATATCGCACGGGTAAAGCACCATAAGAAGTAGACAGATGTACAAAGCTAGCCACATAACGTTGCTCACGATGTAGATGGAGTTCGTTTGAAGTTCGTTGGCCTGCAAGTACTGGTAGatctccagcagcagcaaactggTGACATTGATGGCGAGGAACACGTTCGTCACGATCGCCACTTCGTACGAGCGCGTCATCAGCTGTACGCAGTGGTCTAGCTGTAGGTAAAGGTGCTTGATCGCCTGCAACCGTACTGCGCGATGCTTGCCAATGGCAGTGCGCAGCTGTTGGTTAACTGTATGCTGCAGCTTGTAAATTAGTACCGTACCAGCATAGTACTGTGCTAGCGACATGCTCGCCAGCATGTTCGGCAGCACATAGGCGCCCATGGTGAACAGTGTAGACCAAATGCCCCCATAGAACAAGTGAGCCACCGCGAGCCCCACACCGGAGGTAAGAGTAAAAAATATCCCGAACCAGTACAGCCTGATGCGAAGGTAGAGCAGCAGTTCAGTCCACTCGGACGACGACACTGTCGCGGCAACGGTAACGATCCGCTCTAGACATTGGCTGTACCGTATCGTCTCACTGTAGCCCCTGAGCATGGTCTGCACGGTGATGCATAGGTTCAGCACCATCTCGTTCACGTACAGTACGGCGGTAAAGAACGGAATCGGCAGTTCGAGCAGCTTTACGGTCGCTTGGTAGCAGCACAGTAGCACCCAGATGAACGTGCCGGCGGTGAGCAGACATCGGGCCTGCTTAAAGTACGCCCTAGAAGGTAGGTCTCGGGCCAGACAGCATGGTACATTGCTTAGCAGCTGCGCGCAGCGTAGGTACAGTTGAAAAGATTGGTACAGATGCAGCTTCCTAAGGTGCTGCACATCGCGCCCCTCGAACATGGCGTGCTTGAGCGGCGAAACCTGCACAGGACCACACGTGCCACACAATACTGGCGTACGGTTTGTGCACCAACTCGGTGCATATGCAATGTAATTATAAGGCTCTACTAATACACATCATTACGTGATGGTAAAtagatgaataaataaataaatgcccGTTCGATAGCACATTGACATGCACGATTCCGGGGACGGATATGTGGTTATGAGTATGGGCAAGTTCCTTTTGCGGTTAAATACGGTGTAAGCTTAGTTATTTACCTATTTGCTGTTGGCAAAGGTACAACTGCTTTGCGACATCATGAAACCGGCTGGCAGTTACCAGTGCATAGAGAATTCGACTAATTTAGGAAAACTTCAAGTTCAGCATTTTACATTAGCGTTACGGTACGATGCGTTGCGAGAAAGCTTTTCAAAGGGAACCAAAAAAGAGCTTAAATTTTCCCGCGTCTGCAATGCAGCTTTCGTATCCCGAGGGTTGCCTCCCCTAGCGTCACAAAGCCACTAAACGGGGTCTAAACGACTTCAGCTCTTAGCTAAAAAGGAATCTTAAAAAACTCCGTTTTGAAGACGGTAAACGACGGgagcattttaaaattacagtggagcgccgtttatccgggtttCTCgggacctcgcccggatatgcGATAActcggataatgagtcaaatgatatattttatcaccaattcctgattaatttttggaaaatattcttatttttttgataaaaataaccctgtttttattaactttatgtttttccctaagaatatttgaaatttgccttgAATTAACATgtcttttgttatgacaatgcgCACttttaaccgctttttcaaatatcctcctcataacgcaatggcACCTTTTGTTGTAGATGGGGCGGAACCGTAATTAAGTAAATTGTACAACCGAACTGTTTTATCTCTATCTAAATATATTTGTAGTCCTGTAGTGCTTGTAGTTCGGCTTCTCTTCTTCAAGTGTCGTAGAACGGTAGCGGAAGCGATCGCAGTGTATATAGAATCTAGCTATTCATACCACGGTGTGTATGGAAGGTAGTTGTTCATACCACGGTGTGTATGGGGAATAGCGTATGACAGCTCCAGTGCTGCCAGAAGTATAGCTCAGATATAACAGCTCTTCCGCGCAAAATAGAATTCGTTGTTATAGGTTGAGCCTTTGCGGAGGCTTGATGGTCCGCAGAGAACGACGCAACCTTTGGTCCACCGGCAAGTCCGCTGACCCTGTGGGTTGGTCAATTGCAGCTGTTTCGTTAGAAATCGGTAGTTGGATACCCGTTTCAAGATTAGGAGCAGTCGGGATAGCAGGGAGGGACATGTCAGTGGATGTATAAGTGTTATCGTAGTTGTATGTATTTGTAGTAATGTCTGGAGTGACTGCGATAGTGTTGTCGTAGAAATTTTCACCACCAATCTCTTCACGGCGCAAAGAAATTTCTTCCTTAGTAGATTCCGATAGCCCTGCACCAACACTACGTAGTTGATCGATATGCCTTTTCCAGGTCCGCCCGTCATTTAGTTTCACTAAATAGTGGAGTTTACCTAGACGTTCTTTAATTGTCCCAAACTCCCACTTGTTTCCGTGAACGTATTCTCGAGCTGCAACTTTTGATCCAGTAGTCAATGCACGTATTTTAGACTGAACTTCATTTGAGTTTGGATCGTTTGATGGTATCATGAGATCCAGCCTTGAACGGATCTGACGACCGAACACTAATTTTGAAGGTGAAAATCCGGTGGCTGGGTGAATCATTTTACGGTATGAGAGCAGTATATTGCAAATTTCACTGTGAACTTCCCCTCGATCACATTGTAGCGACTTTAGTTTAGATTTCATTGTTTGTATAAATCTTTCAGCCTGTCCATTAGTGGCTGGATGGTACGGAGCACTAAGTTTATGAGTAATTCCGTTTAGTTTAAGAAATCTTGAAAATTCAGTAGAGGTAAATTGAGGACCGTTGTCACTCACAAAGACAGAAGGTAATCCATAAGTACTGAAAAACTCCCGGCACAAACGAATTGTCGTTTCCGTAGTCATGTTTTTCGCAACGTAGACCATAGGCCACTTCGAGTATGCGTCAATTAATATGAGGTAGTAAAGTCCCATGAATGGGCCAGCATAGTCCGCATGAACACGCTGAAACGGTTCCGTAGGTGTTTCCCAACAATGAAAAGTGACTTTGGGAGGATTAGCCTTTGCAGCCTGACAGGAAGCACAATCGTTGACCAGGTTTTCGATGTCTCTGTCTATGCCTTCCCACCAACAATAACTCCGAGCAAGTGATTTGATTCGTGTTATACCGAAATGTGTTGAATGGAGTTCTTCAAGCACCTTTCTTCGCAATGCAGGTGGTATGTATACTCGGCTACCACGCATCAAGCAATCTTTATGTAAGTTGAATTCTTCCTGATTCACACCAAATCTATGTTTCCCTTCAACTGAGTTTCCAGTTCTTAGGGCACGTAGCAATTCGCGAACATTCACATCCGCTAGGGTAGCTGCACTCAATTCATCTACAGTCAGTGGGAgtgtttgtattgcatttacCTCGACTACCTCCGGTTCTTCAATTTCCGATTCAGGGTCAGTAGTTGAAACCGGTAGGCGAGACATAGCATCGGCATTGAAATGTTCCGACGAACGGCGATGTCGAATCTTATAATCGAACGCCTGTAGGAATGCCGCGTAATGCTGCATGCGCATTGCGGACATAGTAGGAAGTCCTTTAGATTCCGAAAAGATTTGGCTGATAGGTTTATTGTCTGTTACCAGAATAAATTTGCGACCGTAAAGGTATTGATGAAACTTGCGAACACCAAAAATGATCGAGTAGGCTTCCTTATCGATCTGAGAATATTTTTGTTGCGTTCGAGTAAGGGTCTGAGATGCGTACTGTAATGGCCGTTCAGTTCCATCAAGATACTGATGACTAAGAACTGCCCCAACCCCGTATGGGGACGCGTCAGTAGCTAAAATTACCGGAAGTGACGGGTCATAATGTACTAAAAACCTATCGGATTGCATCTCCCTTTTTACCAATGTAAACGATTTATCACAATCAGCACTCCACACAAATGGAACGTCATCTTTAAGTAAATTATTCAGTGGGTACAAAATAGTACTGAGGTTAGGGAAAAATCTACCATAGTAGTTAATGAGTCCAACAAAAGACCGTACTTGCTCCTTATTTTTAGGAATAGGCATGTTTTGTATTGCATCAATCTTTTCGCGGAGTTTGTGGATTCCTTGCTTGTCCACCATGTACCCGCAGTACTCAATTCGATCAGAGAAAAAGTCACACTTTTCTCTATTGACACGCAATCCATATTTATCTAATCTGTTAAGTACTTCCTCAAGTCTAAgtaaatgcatttttgtatcAGAACCAGTAACGCGAATGTCATCAATGAAGACAGTAACGCCAGGTATGCCCTGCAAAATTTCCTCCATCAGACGTTGAAAAATTGCAGGTGCGGAAGCAACTCCATACATGAGTCGAGTGGGACGAAACAAGCCTCTATGAGTGCTCAATGTAAGTAAGTCCCTATCCTCGGGTCGAACTTCGAGTTGTAAGTAAGCTTGCGAAAGGTCCAATTTTGAGAATGTCTCCCCTCCCGCAACAGTAGCAAAAAGTTCTTCGACCGTCGGAAGAGGATGTTCATCCACCAGTAAGTTTGGGTTAAGAGTAATTTTGTAATCGCCGCACAACCGCACTTTGCCTCCGGCTTTcctaacagcaacaacaggtGTAGCCCACTCTGAGTGGTCCACTTTTTCCCATATGCCTTCTTTCACGAAATGATCAATTTCCTTATCAACCGTGCTGCGCACTGCAAATGCCACTGGCCTAGCTTTTATGTATAccggttttgtatttttcctaACAGTAAGTGTAGCTTGTATTCCTTCAATTTTACCAACACGTTCATCAAAGACACGTGAAAATTTTGTAAGTAAGTTATTCAATGCATTAGTGGTAGACTGATTTTTGCCACTACAGTAGGAAACTGAATGTGTACCTGGTTGGAATACACGATTGAAATCTAAATTCAAAGCAAGTAGCCAATCACGCCCTAACAACGGATGTCTACTAGATTCTGCGACATGTAGAGGCAATGTAAATTCCTCACCATTTGCAACTACTTTTACCGTTATTTTCCCAAGCACACCAATGTCATTATCGCAGTAACTCACGAGTCGAATGTTAGTAGGGGAAATGTCAAAATTGTTAAAGTATTTTCGTTTGTCTTGTAGGTTGATTAAGGATACGGGTGAACCAGTGTCGACCTCGAACGTTAGCTGTTTTTGATTTATCCACAGACTCAACAAAAACTTACCAGCAATACCTTGGATCGCGTTCAGGTGTAACACATCCTTCATAACACACGGCTGCTCCTCCAGGTGATGTGCGTCATCCGTCCCCTTCTCGTTGGTCTTGGTGAGACACATCCTCTCAAGATGCCCCGCTTTCTTGCAGTATTTGCAGATCGTAGCTTTATGTTTGCATTTGTCTGCGTAGTGGTCAGGATCCCCGCAACGATAACATCGTTTATTTCCACCATTCTGCTTGTTCGACAGGCGACCGGAACTTTGACTGGAACTGGCTTGGCTCGATGACTGGaaactttttttagttttgtttgctccaTGCTCGATGTGCTGAACCTCACTTTTTTGACGTGAGTTGTGCATTTCATCGGTTCCACGATGAGACATTTCCATTCCGAATGCGATCTCCTTTGCCTTTGTCAAGGTTAAGTCGCGCACTTCCAGCAATCGAGACTGTATCACACGGTTCTGGATGCCAAAAACGAACTGGTTCCGGAGGGCCTTGTCCATGTAGTCCCCGAAATTGCATGTTTGGGCGAGCTTCTCTAAATGCATCAGGTAATCGCTTAGAGTTTCTTGCTCTAGCTGTTTACGGCTCGCGAACTTGAAATTCTCCAGTATTTCCAAAGGAGTAGGACTGTAATGTTCCTTCAGTAGAGCTACAATCTCGTCGTACGTTTTTGTATGTGGCTCAGCATTTTTCAGCTTATTGCACAGCACATCGTATGTAGGGCCGCCCATGTAGTGTAGCAGAAAATCGCGTTTATCGGCTTCACGCACGTGGTAAATCCGGAATGAAATTTGTAGTCGATTTAACCATCGGTCAAATTTCGATGAAGCAGGATTGAATGGCTCGAAATGAAATGTAACTGGTACCGCAGAACCACTCACAGCAGGCAAAGCGGGACTGGCGACTGCCGGATCGTCGACAACCGGGTTAGGAAGCGCCattgtgatgtaaaattaCGCAGTAGACAGCCAAATTCACGATGCAGCAACTtgtttgtatatgtattgCGCCTAGCACATTCACGTAGCTTCGTACTTCTCGTCGCCAAATTGTTGTAGATGGGGCGGAACCGTAATTAAGTAAATTGTACAACCGAACTGTTTTATCTCTATCTAAATATATTTGTAGTCCTGTAGTGCTTGTAGTTCGGCTTCTCTTCTTCAAGTGTCGTAGAACGGTAGCGGAAGCGATCGCAGTGTATATAGAATCTAGCTATTCATACCACGGTGTGTATGGAAGGTAGTTGTTCATACCACGGTGTGTATGGGGAATAGCGTATGACAGCTCCAGTGCTGCCAGAAGTATAGCTCAGATATAACACCTTTGTATGGGACTGTCATttacagcacggataaacggacagccggataaaagttACCCaaataaacggcgctccactgtacagTAAACCGTCGATTATCCTGGGGCGTATTAACCGTG contains:
- the LOC120894723 gene encoding putative gustatory receptor 59f, giving the protein MGAYVLPNMLASMSLAQYYAGTVLIYKLQHTVNQQLRTAIGKHRAVRLQAIKHLYLQLDHCVQLMTRSYEVAIVTNVFLAINVTSLLLLEIYQYLQANELQTNSIYIVSNVMWLALYICLLLMVLYPCDMIKREQMRFGTILFELSHSGKAATVGEDQVLGQKGVTPERGRL
- the LOC120896702 gene encoding uncharacterized protein LOC120896702 gives rise to the protein MALPNPVVDDPAVASPALPAVSGSAVPVTFHFEPFNPASSKFDRWLNRLQISFRIYHVREADKRDFLLHYMGGPTYDVLCNKLKNAEPHTKTYDEIVALLKEHYSPTPLEILENFKFASRKQLEQETLSDYLMHLEKLAQTCNFGDYMDKALRNQFVFGIQNRVIQSRLLEVRDLTLTKAKEIAFGMEMSHRGTDEMHNSRQKSEVQHIEHGANKTKKSFQSSSQASSSQSSGRLSNKQNGGNKRCYRCGDPDHYADKCKHKATICKYCKKAGHLERMCLTKTNEKGTDDAHHLEEQPCVMKDVLHLNAIQGIAGSADLPVDQRLRRSLRTIKPPQRLNL